The Gammaproteobacteria bacterium genome has a window encoding:
- a CDS encoding addiction module protein — protein MEDRVLLADHVLASQQQDEVGEAWGVEIDRRLAEVEAGDVSLIPVEQAIQRARQALS, from the coding sequence CTGGAAGACCGGGTTCTACTGGCTGATCATGTTCTTGCTAGCCAGCAGCAGGACGAGGTAGGAGAAGCCTGGGGCGTCGAGATCGATCGCCGCTTGGCGGAAGTCGAAGCGGGAGATGTCAGCCTCATCCCAGTCGAACAAGCTATCCAGCGTGCCCGCCAAGCGCTTTCATGA